The genomic segment AGCGTCGATAACCTTGGTGTGGGGTAAAAGGTTCAGCCTGGGCTTGAGCTCCATGGTCTTGCCCACGGCCACGATCTTGCCGTCTTCTATGGCCACCAGGCCGTCCTCGATGATGCCGAGCTCGGACATGGCTAACCCCACCCTTCCCTCCCCTCGAGGGGAGGGATTAGAGGGAGAGGTTAGCGTCAGCAGTTGGCCGATATGTTGGATGATGAGGTGCATAACAATAACTATTCCATCATAGGTATCTTAACCTTCTTCTTCTTGGCCACCTGCTTGGCAATGTCATATCCCGCGTCCACGTGACGCAAAATGCCCATCCCCGGGTCGTTGGTCAGCACCCGCTCTATGCGCTTGGCCATCTCCTTGGTTCCGTCAGCCACCGTTACCTGCCCGGCGTGGATGGAATACCCTATCCCCACCCCGCCGCCGTGGTGGATGGAGACCCACGAAGCCCCCGAGGCCACGTTGACCATGGCGTTCAGCAATGGCCAGTCGGCGATAGCATCCGAACCGTCCTTCATGGACTCGGTCTCGCGGTTGGGCGAGGCCACCGAGCCGCAGTCCAAATGGTCGCGGCCGATGACGATGGGCGCTTTGATCTTTCCCTTCTTCACCAGGTCGTTGAACAACAGGCCGGCCTTATCCCGCTCGCCGTAGCCCAGCCAGCAGATCCGGGCCGGCAGGCCCTGGAAATGGACCTTCTTCTGGGCCATCTTGATCCAGCGGGCCAGGTGGGCATTCTTGGGGAACAGCTTTAAGACCGCTTCATCTGTCACCGCGATGTCCTTTGGATCGCCGGACAGCACCGCCCAGCGGAACGGGCCCTTGCCCTCGCAGAACAGGTCGCGGATGTATTCCGGCACAAAGCCCGGCACGTCGAAGGCGTTCTTGATGCCGTGCTTCACCGCCTGGCCCCGGATATTGTTGCCGTAGTCAAAGGCGATGGCTCCCTGCTTTTGCATGTCCAGCATGGCCTGCATGTGGATGGCCATGGCCTCGTATGATTTGCGTTTGTATCCTTCGGGGTCGTTCTTTCTTAATTCATTGGCCTGGGCCAGGGTCATGCGATGAGGCACGTAGCCGTTGAGCTCGTCGTGGGCCGAGGTCTGGTCGGTGACCACGTCGGGAATGATATTCCTCCTGACCAGTTCGGGCAGCACTTCGGCGCAGTTGCCCACCAGACCGACTGACAAGGGTTCGCCCTTTTTCACCGCTTCAAGAACCAGCTTAAGAGCGTTGTCCAGATTGACGCTTATCACGTCGCAATAGCCGGTGGATATCCGCTTTTTTATCCTCTCCGGATCCACTTCGACATTCAGTATCACGCCCTCGTTCATGGTGACGGACAGGGGCTGGGCCCCGGACATCCCGCCCATGCCGCCGGTCAGCACCCATTTGCCTTTCAAGCTTCCGCCAAAATGCTTTTGGGCCAGGGCCCCGAAGGTCTCATAAGTTCCCTGCAGAATACCCTGGGTGCCAATGTAGATCCAGCTGCCGGCTGTCATCTGGCCGTACATGATAAGCCCCAAAGCCTCCAGCTTGCGGAAATAGTCCCAGTTGGCCCAGTGGGGCACCAGGTTGGAGTTGGCGATCAGCACCCGCGGACAATGGGGATGGGTCTGCAAAATGCCCACCGGCTTGCCGGACTGGACCAGGAGTGTTTCATCGCACTTGAGTTTCTTCAGCGATCTGATGATGGCATGGTAGCAGTCCCAGTTGCGGGCCGCCCGGCCGTTGCCGCCGTAGACTATCAGGTCTTCCGGTCTCTCGGCCACCGCCGGGTCCAGGTTGTTCATCAGCATCCGCATGGCGGCCTCCTGCTGCCATCCCTGGCAGGAGATCTTTGTGCCGTGGGGGGATTTGATTATTTGGGGCATGATTATATTCTCCGTTTACTTACTTATTATTTCTATCATTTACTAAGGCCATGGATGATCTTTATTGTATTCACCCTGTTGTCTAACCCAGCCCTTAAGGGCTGGGTTAAGGGCACATGACCGAACACATCCCGGACCGTTCACTGTCTTTTTTCTGTATCATATGCGTTTAGGAACTCATCCAACTCTTCCCGGTAGGTTTTATGCCGGTGGTGTTCCTTCTGGTTCCTGATATAATCTCTTACTTTATCAAGCTGCGAAGCGCTTACCGAAAAGGCCCCATATCCTTCCTGCCAGGCAAAATGGCTTCCGGTCAGCTTCCCGGCATTTATCCAATGAGACGATTCCCCTTTTAGCAAGTTCGCGATAGTGGAGACGTTATTGGTCAAGCCGATCTCTATCAAACAATGTATATGATCCGCGGTTCCGTTGATGGTGTCCAGAAGATAACCCTCCTGCTCTGCCTTGGCTCGGATGTGTTCTAGAACCTGAGGCAGTAAATCAGAGATTAAAACAGGAAACCGCTCCTTGGTGCCCCAAATAAGATGGATCCAGATTTTATGATATGAGTGTGGCATGGTACTTTGTAAATCTTAAGGCCATGAATGGCCTATATTTTCTTCCTTATCCTCCTTAACCCAGGCATTAATGCCTGGGTTAAGAACACATCAATCGATTCACCCCAGG from the candidate division TA06 bacterium genome contains:
- the hutU gene encoding urocanate hydratase — encoded protein: MPQIIKSPHGTKISCQGWQQEAAMRMLMNNLDPAVAERPEDLIVYGGNGRAARNWDCYHAIIRSLKKLKCDETLLVQSGKPVGILQTHPHCPRVLIANSNLVPHWANWDYFRKLEALGLIMYGQMTAGSWIYIGTQGILQGTYETFGALAQKHFGGSLKGKWVLTGGMGGMSGAQPLSVTMNEGVILNVEVDPERIKKRISTGYCDVISVNLDNALKLVLEAVKKGEPLSVGLVGNCAEVLPELVRRNIIPDVVTDQTSAHDELNGYVPHRMTLAQANELRKNDPEGYKRKSYEAMAIHMQAMLDMQKQGAIAFDYGNNIRGQAVKHGIKNAFDVPGFVPEYIRDLFCEGKGPFRWAVLSGDPKDIAVTDEAVLKLFPKNAHLARWIKMAQKKVHFQGLPARICWLGYGERDKAGLLFNDLVKKGKIKAPIVIGRDHLDCGSVASPNRETESMKDGSDAIADWPLLNAMVNVASGASWVSIHHGGGVGIGYSIHAGQVTVADGTKEMAKRIERVLTNDPGMGILRHVDAGYDIAKQVAKKKKVKIPMME
- the tnpA gene encoding IS200/IS605 family transposase, giving the protein MPHSYHKIWIHLIWGTKERFPVLISDLLPQVLEHIRAKAEQEGYLLDTINGTADHIHCLIEIGLTNNVSTIANLLKGESSHWINAGKLTGSHFAWQEGYGAFSVSASQLDKVRDYIRNQKEHHRHKTYREELDEFLNAYDTEKRQ